The Sphingomicrobium sp. genome has a window encoding:
- a CDS encoding L-lactate dehydrogenase has product MTRSKAASASDYRALARARLPHFLFEYLDGGSYDEATLRRNVDDLQAIALKQRVLRDVSNIDLSADLFGKRWAMPVGLGPVGLAGLYARRGEVQAARAAAAANVPFALSTVGACSLREVARLGNVPWYQLYFVKDRGFVAQMIDTAREAGCEALVLTVDLAVPGSRYRDARAAGAGLRRAVQLASRPGWLWDVGLHGKPHSLGNLEPIVGSKAPLSDFQAWIHANFDPSVTWKDVTWVREQWKGPLIIKGILDPDDARQAAASGADAIVVSNHGGRQLDGALSSARALPAIADALGGIMPILADSGVRSGLDVVRMLALGADFVLLGRAWAYALAGGGEAGVAHVLQLIEAEMRVAMALTGCTRIDEVDRSALA; this is encoded by the coding sequence GTGACGCGAAGCAAAGCCGCCTCTGCGAGTGACTATCGGGCCTTGGCAAGGGCGCGGCTGCCGCACTTCCTGTTCGAATATCTCGACGGCGGTTCGTACGACGAAGCGACGCTGCGGCGGAATGTCGACGACCTTCAGGCGATCGCGCTGAAGCAGCGGGTGCTGCGCGACGTGTCGAACATCGACCTTTCCGCCGACCTGTTCGGCAAGCGTTGGGCGATGCCGGTTGGCCTCGGGCCGGTCGGCCTCGCCGGGCTCTACGCCCGCCGCGGGGAGGTCCAGGCAGCGCGAGCCGCGGCTGCCGCAAACGTTCCTTTCGCGCTGTCGACGGTCGGCGCCTGCTCGCTTCGCGAAGTCGCCCGGTTAGGGAACGTCCCCTGGTACCAGCTCTATTTCGTGAAGGACCGCGGCTTCGTCGCTCAGATGATCGACACCGCGCGTGAGGCTGGCTGTGAGGCGCTCGTCCTAACCGTCGACCTCGCGGTGCCGGGCTCGCGTTATCGCGATGCGCGAGCTGCAGGCGCCGGGCTGCGGCGGGCGGTCCAACTCGCGTCGCGGCCGGGATGGTTGTGGGACGTCGGCTTGCACGGGAAGCCGCACAGCCTCGGCAACCTCGAGCCGATCGTCGGGTCGAAGGCGCCGCTCAGCGACTTCCAGGCCTGGATCCACGCCAATTTCGATCCATCGGTCACGTGGAAGGACGTGACCTGGGTGCGCGAGCAATGGAAGGGCCCGCTAATCATCAAGGGCATCCTCGACCCCGATGATGCCCGCCAAGCGGCGGCCAGCGGGGCGGATGCGATCGTCGTCTCCAATCACGGCGGCCGGCAGCTAGACGGCGCATTGTCGAGCGCTCGGGCGCTGCCGGCGATTGCCGACGCGCTTGGCGGGATCATGCCGATCCTTGCCGACAGCGGCGTACGGTCAGGCCTGGATGTGGTGCGCATGCTCGCGCTCGGCGCCGATTTCGTCCTTCTCGGCCGCGCCTGGGCCTATGCGCTTGCAGGCGGCGGCGAAGCGGGCGTTGCGCACGTCCTGCAGCTGATCGAAGCGGAAATGCGGGTCGCAATGGCGCTGACCGGCTGCACCCGGATCGACGAGGTGGACCGGAGCGCGTTGGCCTAG
- a CDS encoding class II aldolase/adducin family protein yields MKALDSVDIPSLQGKVSDEEWAIRVDLACAYRMVAYYGWDDLIFTHLSARIPGPEHHFLLNPYNLMFEEVTASSLVKVDVNGNPVDPTPFITNPAGFTIHSALHMAREDAHAVMHLHTPAGQAVSAHNEGLLPLTQTAMLVRGDVAFHDYEGVAVDLDERERLVADLGTRNAMILRNHGTLAVGKTVGECFVRLYFLERACQAQIMALSAGENINNPPQGAPEITAQQGQVGVAMAANLLAWPALKRKAYRLDPSFAS; encoded by the coding sequence ATGAAGGCGCTCGACAGCGTCGACATTCCCTCGCTCCAGGGCAAGGTCAGCGACGAGGAATGGGCGATCCGCGTCGATCTCGCCTGCGCCTATCGCATGGTCGCTTATTATGGCTGGGACGACCTGATCTTCACGCACCTTTCGGCGCGTATTCCGGGCCCGGAGCATCATTTCCTGCTCAACCCGTACAATCTGATGTTCGAGGAAGTGACGGCCAGTTCGCTGGTGAAGGTCGATGTCAACGGCAACCCGGTCGACCCGACGCCGTTCATCACCAACCCCGCCGGCTTCACTATCCACTCGGCGCTCCACATGGCGCGCGAGGATGCGCATGCCGTCATGCACCTCCACACGCCCGCCGGACAGGCGGTCTCGGCCCACAACGAGGGGCTGCTGCCGCTGACGCAGACGGCGATGCTGGTGCGCGGCGACGTCGCCTTCCACGATTATGAAGGCGTTGCGGTCGACCTCGACGAACGCGAGCGGCTGGTCGCCGACCTCGGCACCAGGAATGCGATGATCCTGCGCAACCATGGCACGCTCGCGGTCGGCAAGACCGTCGGCGAGTGCTTCGTGCGCCTCTACTTCCTGGAACGCGCGTGCCAGGCGCAGATCATGGCCCTGTCGGCCGGGGAGAATATCAACAACCCGCCGCAGGGCGCGCCGGAGATCACCGCTCAGCAGGGGCAAGTGGGGGTCGCCATGGCGGCCAACCTGCTCGCCTGGCCGGCGCTGAAGCGAAAGGCGTACCGGCTCGACCCGAGCTTCGCGAGCTAG
- the maiA gene encoding maleylacetoacetate isomerase, whose translation MSRIILYDYYRSSAAYRVRIALNLKRVDYEQRPVNLLESEQKSDEYKALNPQGLVPMLEIDGHRLTQSLAIINYLDLRYPNQPLIPVAAEARAHVVAMAMTIACDIHPLNNLRVLKYLKSEFGASQEQTDSWYAHWINEGLPALEAMANDRAGKFLFGDGPTGADVCLIPQLYNARRFNVPLDAYPTLLRAEENANKLEAFAAAHPDRQQVPA comes from the coding sequence ATGAGCCGGATCATCCTTTACGATTATTATCGATCGTCCGCCGCCTATCGCGTGCGGATCGCCCTGAACCTCAAGCGCGTCGATTATGAGCAGCGCCCGGTAAACCTGCTGGAAAGCGAGCAGAAGTCGGACGAATATAAAGCCCTGAACCCGCAAGGGCTGGTCCCGATGCTGGAGATCGATGGCCACCGGCTCACGCAGAGCCTGGCCATCATCAACTATCTCGACCTTCGCTACCCCAACCAGCCGCTGATCCCCGTCGCAGCGGAAGCCCGCGCGCATGTGGTCGCCATGGCGATGACGATCGCGTGCGACATCCATCCGCTCAACAATTTGCGCGTGCTCAAATATCTAAAGAGCGAATTCGGCGCTTCGCAGGAGCAGACCGACAGCTGGTATGCGCACTGGATCAACGAGGGCCTGCCCGCACTCGAAGCCATGGCCAACGACCGTGCCGGCAAGTTCCTCTTCGGCGACGGGCCGACAGGCGCCGACGTCTGCCTGATCCCGCAACTGTACAATGCGCGTCGCTTCAACGTGCCGCTGGACGCTTATCCGACCTTGTTGCGCGCCGAGGAGAATGCCAACAAGCTGGAAGCATTCGCAGCAGCCCATCCCGACAGGCAGCAGGTGCCCGCATGA
- a CDS encoding thioesterase family protein, giving the protein MSRPIFEREFTARAEHIDELGHVNNAVWVQWIQEVAVEHWRSLADPAHDAAYFWVVVRHEIDYLRAAIEGDQVTGRTWVGDAPQGARFDRFVEFVNADGKVCVRARTHWAIIDKASGRPIRVPPEVIAPFLASA; this is encoded by the coding sequence ATGAGCCGCCCCATCTTCGAGCGTGAGTTCACCGCGCGGGCGGAGCACATCGACGAACTTGGGCACGTGAACAATGCGGTCTGGGTGCAGTGGATTCAGGAAGTTGCGGTCGAGCATTGGCGCAGCCTTGCCGATCCGGCGCATGACGCCGCTTACTTCTGGGTCGTGGTCCGGCACGAGATCGATTACCTTCGCGCCGCGATTGAGGGCGACCAGGTGACGGGGCGCACCTGGGTCGGCGATGCGCCGCAGGGTGCGCGGTTCGATCGCTTCGTCGAGTTCGTGAACGCCGATGGGAAAGTCTGCGTTCGCGCCCGCACTCATTGGGCCATTATCGACAAAGCGAGCGGGCGGCCGATCCGGGTTCCGCCGGAAGTGATAGCGCCCTTCCTTGCATCCGCGTAA
- a CDS encoding S9 family peptidase, which yields MDKPAQMPSPPTAAQRPYSYERHGVTIEDPWHWLRDPNYPDVGDEDVLAYLTAENAYFDQWKGQHQPLLDTLFEEMKGRIKEDDSSVPLKDGDFLYWWAFKPGAQYRSWYRKKLDGSDEQVIFDEPAEAEGREYFRLGALEVSPDGKLLATLADYDGSERFELRIRDLATGEDIDTVTKVGIGQPLWSSDSGGVVFTEVNDNWRSYRACYHRLGRPADEAVTIYEETEELGFTVGLGKSQDKSLIFVATGDNATSEVRFVSADDPSQPLTLISPRKANREYHVDVAHGKLWIHTNDDHVNFRLAKADIASPGEWRTVIEGSDGVYLTGVTSYRDHLAISSRVDGLDQLVLRTYAGEETRIPFAEASYSAFFHGNPEFAPASYRLGYSSMVTPMTTYDYKPETGALEVLKVQEIPSGYDASQYATERLMVDARDGAKVPVSVVYKRGFEKDGEGKLFLYAYGAYGHAIPPVFNSNRISLLDRGWACAIAHIRGGDDLGHQWFLDGKLNKRTNTFNDFVDVAKGLAEAKFTRPGRIAINGGSAGGELMGAVVNSDPDLWGAVVADVPFVDVLNTMLDDTLPLTPGEWPEWGNPITDEAAFNTIRSYSPYDQVKAQDYPPLLITGGLTDPRVTYWEPAKWAAKLRAYKTDQNLLLLKINMGAGHGGKSGRWEKLHEIAETYGFILTQVQ from the coding sequence ATGGACAAGCCCGCACAAATGCCAAGCCCGCCGACCGCCGCGCAGCGCCCGTACAGCTACGAACGCCACGGCGTGACCATCGAGGACCCGTGGCATTGGTTGCGCGACCCCAACTATCCGGACGTCGGCGACGAGGACGTGCTCGCCTATCTGACGGCCGAGAACGCTTATTTCGATCAGTGGAAGGGACAGCACCAGCCGCTGCTCGACACCTTGTTCGAAGAGATGAAGGGCCGGATCAAGGAAGACGACAGTTCGGTTCCGCTGAAGGACGGCGACTTCCTCTACTGGTGGGCATTCAAGCCCGGCGCGCAATATCGCAGCTGGTACCGCAAGAAGCTCGACGGGTCGGACGAGCAGGTCATCTTCGACGAGCCGGCCGAAGCGGAAGGGCGTGAGTATTTCCGGCTCGGCGCGCTGGAAGTGAGCCCGGACGGCAAGCTGCTGGCGACGTTAGCCGATTACGATGGGTCGGAGCGGTTCGAGCTCCGCATTCGCGACCTTGCGACGGGCGAGGACATCGACACGGTGACCAAGGTCGGCATCGGCCAGCCTTTATGGTCGAGCGACAGCGGCGGCGTCGTGTTCACCGAGGTCAACGACAATTGGCGAAGCTACCGCGCCTGTTACCACCGGCTCGGCCGCCCCGCCGATGAAGCCGTTACCATCTATGAGGAAACCGAAGAGCTCGGCTTTACGGTCGGCCTCGGAAAATCGCAGGACAAGAGCCTGATCTTCGTTGCCACGGGCGACAATGCGACGAGCGAAGTGCGCTTCGTTTCAGCCGACGACCCGTCGCAGCCGCTGACCCTGATCTCGCCGCGCAAGGCGAACCGCGAATATCATGTCGACGTGGCGCACGGGAAATTGTGGATCCACACCAACGATGACCATGTGAACTTCCGGCTCGCGAAAGCGGACATTGCGAGCCCGGGCGAGTGGCGGACCGTCATCGAGGGTTCCGACGGTGTCTATCTGACGGGGGTAACCTCCTACCGCGATCACCTGGCGATCAGCAGCCGGGTCGATGGCCTCGACCAGCTGGTGCTGCGGACCTACGCCGGCGAGGAGACGCGGATCCCGTTCGCAGAAGCGAGCTACAGCGCCTTCTTCCACGGCAATCCCGAGTTCGCGCCCGCCAGCTATCGCCTCGGCTATTCGTCGATGGTCACGCCGATGACGACCTACGACTACAAGCCCGAGACCGGCGCACTCGAGGTGCTGAAGGTGCAGGAGATCCCATCCGGCTACGACGCGTCGCAATATGCGACCGAGCGGTTGATGGTCGACGCGCGCGACGGTGCGAAGGTGCCGGTGTCGGTCGTCTACAAGCGCGGGTTCGAGAAGGACGGCGAAGGCAAGCTGTTCCTCTATGCCTATGGCGCCTACGGCCACGCCATCCCGCCGGTGTTCAACTCGAACCGCATCAGCCTGCTCGACCGCGGCTGGGCCTGCGCGATCGCCCACATCCGCGGCGGCGACGACCTCGGCCACCAATGGTTTCTCGACGGCAAGCTGAACAAGCGGACCAACACGTTCAACGACTTCGTCGATGTCGCGAAAGGGCTGGCCGAAGCGAAGTTCACAAGGCCGGGCCGCATCGCCATCAACGGCGGATCGGCAGGCGGCGAGCTGATGGGCGCGGTCGTCAACAGCGATCCCGACCTGTGGGGCGCCGTGGTCGCCGACGTGCCGTTCGTCGACGTGCTCAACACCATGCTCGACGACACGCTTCCGCTGACCCCGGGCGAGTGGCCGGAATGGGGCAATCCGATCACCGACGAAGCGGCGTTCAATACCATCCGCAGTTACTCGCCCTACGACCAGGTGAAGGCGCAGGATTATCCGCCGCTGCTGATCACCGGCGGCCTCACCGACCCGCGCGTCACCTATTGGGAACCGGCGAAGTGGGCGGCGAAGCTCCGCGCCTATAAGACCGACCAGAACCTGCTGCTGCTCAAAATCAACATGGGCGCGGGGCATGGCGGCAAGTCGGGGCGCTGGGAGAAGCTGCACGAGATCGCCGAGACTTACGGTTTCATCCTGACGCAGGTGCAATGA
- a CDS encoding SDR family oxidoreductase has translation MVRLKPLEEQVIVITGASSGIGLTTALEAARRGAALVLASRNREALEKAQAEIEAAGGRAAVCVADVSIPADVERIAQTAIERFGGFDSWVNDAAAATYGSMEEVPMEDHRRIFDVNYHGLLMGSLTAARHLRARGAGAIVNMGSVLSDRAMIYQGPYSATKAAVQAATDALRMELERDGAPVSVTLIKPGSINTPYPEHARNYMDEPPRLPPMLYDPKLVADAILFACEHQRRHIYVGGSGWLISLAGRVAPRLTDFAMEQFGVEIQQKPGDPGDPVMRDNLDAPRKDGDTRGDQDVFVRKTSLLLQAQTNPLMLPIAAAAAGLVMLSALRDRMETRQDER, from the coding sequence ATGGTTCGGCTCAAGCCTTTAGAAGAACAAGTGATTGTCATCACCGGTGCAAGCAGCGGCATCGGCCTTACGACTGCGCTGGAGGCCGCCCGGCGCGGCGCCGCGCTGGTGCTTGCATCGCGCAACCGCGAAGCATTGGAGAAAGCACAAGCGGAGATCGAGGCCGCCGGGGGCCGAGCCGCGGTATGCGTCGCGGACGTATCAATCCCGGCGGACGTCGAGCGGATCGCGCAAACGGCGATCGAGCGGTTCGGCGGCTTCGACAGCTGGGTCAACGACGCGGCCGCCGCCACCTACGGCAGCATGGAAGAAGTGCCGATGGAGGACCACCGCCGGATCTTCGACGTCAATTATCACGGGCTTCTGATGGGATCGCTGACGGCGGCTCGGCACCTGCGCGCCCGCGGCGCCGGCGCGATCGTCAACATGGGATCGGTGCTCAGCGACCGGGCGATGATCTACCAGGGGCCCTATTCGGCCACCAAGGCAGCGGTGCAGGCGGCGACCGACGCCCTGCGCATGGAACTGGAGCGCGATGGCGCGCCGGTATCCGTCACGCTGATCAAGCCAGGCTCGATCAACACGCCCTACCCTGAGCATGCACGCAATTACATGGACGAGCCGCCGCGCCTGCCGCCGATGCTCTACGATCCAAAGCTGGTTGCCGATGCGATCCTGTTCGCCTGCGAACACCAGCGCCGCCACATCTATGTCGGCGGAAGCGGCTGGCTGATCTCGCTCGCCGGCCGGGTGGCGCCGCGCCTGACGGATTTTGCGATGGAGCAGTTCGGCGTCGAGATCCAGCAGAAGCCCGGCGACCCCGGCGATCCGGTCATGCGCGACAATCTCGATGCGCCCAGGAAGGATGGCGACACGCGCGGCGACCAGGATGTGTTCGTCCGCAAGACCAGCCTGCTGCTCCAGGCACAGACAAACCCGCTGATGCTGCCGATCGCGGCAGCGGCGGCCGGCCTGGTGATGCTCAGCGCTCTGCGCGACCGGATGGAGACCCGGCAGGACGAACGATAA
- a CDS encoding aminopeptidase P family protein, whose translation MSTYADRLKALREQLKADRLDGFVVPLTDEHMSEYVGSYAQRLAWLTGFQGSAGAAVVLPEEAAIFVDGRYTLQVRSQVSADEWSYQSVPETSTTQWLEEHAPEGARIGYDPWLHTRDWVKKAKDALASRGAELVPVRHNPIDRVWADRPEASKAHLVVQSDEHAGKSAAEKRTEVGDWLARHKADAAVLSALDSIAWAFNIRGADVSRTPVPLAYALVHADGTADLFVASEKVGSEVRQHLGNGVRLHERADFEGALSELGGKTVVVDPERAVAAIFDALERAGAKVLPLRDPTILPKAIKNPVEIAGQRAAQARDGAVISKFLRWIDEEAPKGEVDELKASDHLEALRRENPELRDLSFDSISGAGPNGAIVHYKSSEKTNRKLEAGTLYLIDSGGQYVDGTTDITRTVPIGEPTDEMRDRFTRVLKGHIAIATAVFPRGTRGTQLDSFARRPLWDAGVDYAHGTGHGVGSFLSVHEGPQRISPAGSAQAGGDEPLQPGMILSNEPGYYKSGEYGIRIENLVLVVERKIEGAEKEMLGFETLTFAPIDRRLVDPRMLDPEELSWLNCYHAEVLEKIGPSLSGADLDWLRQACAPIEVE comes from the coding sequence ATGTCCACCTATGCCGATCGCCTCAAAGCCCTTCGCGAGCAGCTCAAAGCCGACCGCCTCGACGGCTTCGTCGTTCCGCTGACCGATGAGCATATGAGCGAATATGTCGGCAGCTATGCCCAGCGGCTTGCCTGGCTGACCGGCTTCCAGGGCTCGGCAGGCGCCGCCGTCGTGCTTCCGGAGGAAGCCGCCATCTTCGTCGACGGCCGCTACACGCTGCAGGTTCGCAGCCAGGTCAGCGCCGACGAGTGGAGCTACCAGTCGGTGCCGGAAACCAGCACCACGCAATGGCTCGAAGAGCATGCGCCGGAAGGCGCGCGGATCGGCTACGATCCCTGGCTCCACACCCGGGACTGGGTGAAGAAAGCGAAGGACGCGCTCGCCAGCCGCGGCGCCGAACTGGTCCCCGTCCGCCACAATCCGATCGACCGCGTGTGGGCCGACCGCCCTGAAGCGTCAAAGGCTCACCTGGTCGTCCAATCCGACGAGCATGCCGGCAAGTCGGCCGCCGAGAAGCGGACCGAGGTCGGCGACTGGCTGGCCAGGCACAAGGCCGACGCCGCCGTGCTCTCCGCGCTCGACTCGATCGCCTGGGCTTTCAACATCCGCGGAGCGGACGTCAGCCGCACGCCGGTCCCGCTCGCTTATGCGCTCGTCCACGCCGACGGCACCGCCGATTTGTTCGTCGCCTCGGAGAAGGTCGGTTCCGAAGTGCGCCAGCATCTCGGCAACGGCGTCCGGCTGCACGAGCGCGCCGATTTCGAAGGGGCGCTCAGCGAGCTCGGTGGCAAGACCGTCGTCGTCGATCCCGAGCGGGCCGTCGCTGCCATCTTCGATGCGCTGGAGCGCGCCGGCGCCAAGGTGCTGCCGCTGCGCGATCCGACGATCCTTCCGAAGGCGATCAAGAATCCGGTCGAAATTGCCGGCCAGCGTGCGGCCCAGGCCCGCGACGGCGCGGTCATTTCCAAATTCCTTCGGTGGATCGACGAGGAAGCGCCCAAGGGCGAGGTAGACGAGCTGAAAGCGTCCGATCACCTCGAAGCGCTTCGCCGTGAGAATCCGGAGCTTCGCGATCTCTCTTTCGACAGCATCTCCGGCGCGGGGCCGAACGGCGCCATCGTCCATTACAAGTCGAGCGAGAAGACCAACCGCAAGCTCGAAGCCGGCACGCTCTACCTGATCGATTCAGGCGGGCAGTATGTCGATGGCACGACCGACATCACCCGCACGGTGCCGATCGGTGAGCCGACGGACGAGATGCGCGACCGCTTCACCCGCGTGCTCAAGGGCCACATCGCCATCGCCACCGCCGTGTTCCCGAGGGGCACGCGCGGCACCCAGCTCGACAGCTTTGCCCGGCGCCCATTGTGGGATGCTGGCGTCGATTATGCTCACGGCACCGGTCACGGCGTTGGCAGTTTCCTCTCGGTCCATGAGGGCCCGCAGCGCATTTCCCCGGCCGGCAGCGCACAGGCGGGCGGCGACGAGCCGCTGCAACCGGGGATGATTCTCTCCAACGAGCCAGGTTATTACAAGAGCGGCGAATACGGCATCCGCATCGAGAATCTGGTGCTCGTCGTCGAGCGTAAGATCGAAGGCGCCGAGAAGGAGATGCTGGGCTTCGAGACCTTGACCTTCGCTCCCATCGACCGCCGCCTGGTCGACCCGCGCATGCTCGATCCCGAAGAGCTGAGCTGGCTCAACTGCTACCACGCCGAGGTGCTGGAGAAGATCGGACCGAGCCTATCTGGCGCGGACCTCGATTGGCTGCGCCAGGCCTGCGCCCCCATCGAGGTCGAATGA
- a CDS encoding cupin domain-containing protein, producing the protein MTEARSLADFPIHLGLGASAVAEPQFSGMDWYEAYAERHAEDMDEGRLVSLFRFDEPWTSWEMHPHGEEVVLCLEGRMTLHQENADGSAGSVELGSGDYVIIPRGTWHTADCDGSVTALFITAGKETEHRPR; encoded by the coding sequence ATGACAGAGGCGCGCTCGCTCGCAGACTTCCCGATCCATCTCGGCCTCGGCGCCAGCGCCGTTGCCGAACCGCAGTTCAGCGGGATGGACTGGTACGAAGCTTATGCGGAGCGCCACGCGGAGGACATGGACGAAGGGCGGCTGGTCAGCTTGTTCCGCTTCGACGAGCCCTGGACGAGCTGGGAAATGCACCCCCACGGCGAAGAGGTGGTCCTGTGCCTGGAAGGCCGCATGACGCTCCATCAGGAAAACGCGGATGGGTCGGCGGGAAGCGTCGAGCTCGGCTCGGGAGATTATGTGATCATTCCGCGCGGCACCTGGCACACCGCCGATTGCGACGGATCCGTGACGGCGCTGTTCATTACGGCGGGGAAGGAAACCGAGCACCGGCCGCGCTGA
- a CDS encoding phospholipase D-like domain-containing protein, whose product MPGGIDRKGAGKAPPKKANAESPTQWRTEEARRASLIVDAADYFRIARQAMMRAEKQILLIGWDFDTRICLDYDADDGAPTELGKFLSWLPKKRPDLQIYILKWDVGAISLLGRGTTALRLLRWASSKQIHFKLDGAHATGASHHQKIVVIDDKLAFCGGIDMTAERWDTRGHVDGDDHRRRPTTNRRYDPWHDASMAVDSAVAAALGDLSRERWKAAGGDPIHPPRASGDPWPEQLQTDFRDVEIAIARTRAEYDGKAAIREIEALFLKMIREAKRFVYAENQYFASRVIAEAIAERLQEDDPPEFVIVNPSSGRGWLDDEVMSPARAELLDSIRRHDPNNRMRIYYPVSEEREPIYVHSKIMIVDDRQFRVGSANFNNRSMGLDSECDLMIDSAGRPDVEDAIARLRCDLLAEHLGVGVDKIAARFADTGSLIATIDSFASSKGRGLVTVEPDRPNLIEKKVAKTEALDPESAGGNFEPIARPGLLARLRS is encoded by the coding sequence ATGCCGGGCGGGATAGACAGGAAGGGAGCAGGCAAAGCCCCACCGAAGAAGGCGAACGCCGAGAGCCCGACGCAGTGGCGGACGGAGGAGGCCAGGCGCGCCAGCCTGATCGTCGATGCCGCCGATTATTTCCGCATTGCGCGTCAGGCGATGATGCGGGCGGAAAAGCAGATCCTGCTGATCGGCTGGGACTTCGATACGCGCATCTGCCTCGACTATGATGCGGACGACGGCGCCCCGACCGAACTCGGCAAGTTCCTTTCCTGGCTGCCGAAGAAGCGCCCGGACCTGCAAATCTACATCCTCAAGTGGGACGTCGGCGCGATCAGCCTGCTCGGCCGCGGGACGACCGCCTTGCGGCTGCTGCGCTGGGCTTCCAGCAAGCAAATCCATTTCAAGCTCGACGGCGCCCACGCGACCGGCGCCAGCCACCACCAGAAAATCGTCGTGATCGACGACAAGCTCGCCTTTTGCGGCGGCATCGACATGACCGCGGAACGCTGGGACACACGCGGCCATGTCGACGGCGACGACCATCGCCGCCGGCCGACGACCAACCGCCGCTACGATCCCTGGCACGACGCCAGCATGGCGGTGGATTCCGCCGTCGCTGCCGCGCTCGGCGACCTTTCGCGCGAACGGTGGAAGGCGGCGGGGGGCGATCCGATCCATCCGCCGCGTGCGAGCGGCGACCCATGGCCCGAACAGCTCCAGACCGACTTTCGGGACGTCGAGATCGCCATCGCCCGCACCCGTGCAGAATATGACGGCAAGGCTGCGATCCGCGAGATCGAGGCGCTGTTCCTGAAGATGATCCGCGAGGCGAAGCGCTTCGTCTATGCCGAGAACCAATATTTCGCGTCGCGCGTCATCGCCGAAGCCATCGCCGAGCGCCTCCAGGAGGACGACCCGCCCGAGTTCGTGATCGTCAACCCGTCAAGCGGCCGCGGCTGGCTTGACGACGAGGTGATGAGCCCAGCGCGTGCCGAGCTCCTGGACAGTATTCGCCGGCACGATCCGAACAACCGGATGCGCATCTATTATCCTGTGAGCGAGGAGCGCGAGCCGATCTACGTTCATTCCAAGATCATGATCGTCGACGACCGGCAGTTCCGGGTTGGTTCGGCGAATTTCAACAACCGGTCGATGGGCCTCGACAGCGAATGCGACCTGATGATCGATTCCGCCGGCCGCCCGGACGTCGAGGACGCGATCGCCCGCCTGCGCTGCGACCTGCTGGCCGAACATCTCGGCGTCGGCGTGGACAAGATTGCCGCGCGCTTTGCCGACACTGGTTCGCTGATCGCGACGATCGACTCCTTCGCAAGCAGCAAGGGCCGCGGCCTCGTCACGGTCGAGCCCGATCGCCCCAATCTCATCGAGAAGAAAGTCGCGAAGACCGAAGCGCTGGATCCCGAAAGCGCGGGCGGCAATTTCGAACCGATCGCGCGCCCGGGACTGTTGGCGCGCCTCCGAAGCTAG
- a CDS encoding CDP-alcohol phosphatidyltransferase family protein yields MLALFATFAVFDQRWTEAMLWLFAALVVDGVDGSLARAARVKELAGRVDGDALDLVIDYLNYVFVPSLFMIQAGLLPPAFALLLAALIQLSSLYVFARRDMKTADNYFRGFPALWNIVALYIFAAGVGPAAAAIIVLVLVALTFAPVHVVHPFRVRDFGWWLPALSLLWALSTLALLFQIPDEMRQPLFIASSASAIVLVGMGLLRTVHGDLRLRQSPQRPQDGNGAAGED; encoded by the coding sequence GTGCTGGCGCTCTTCGCGACCTTCGCCGTTTTCGATCAGCGGTGGACCGAAGCGATGCTGTGGCTCTTCGCAGCCCTGGTCGTGGACGGCGTCGATGGAAGCCTGGCGCGGGCGGCCAGGGTGAAGGAACTGGCCGGGCGCGTGGACGGCGACGCGCTGGACCTCGTCATCGACTATCTGAACTACGTCTTCGTGCCGTCGCTGTTCATGATCCAGGCGGGGCTTCTGCCGCCCGCTTTTGCCTTGCTCCTGGCCGCGCTGATCCAGCTGTCATCGCTCTACGTCTTCGCACGACGCGACATGAAAACGGCCGACAATTATTTCCGGGGGTTCCCGGCGCTGTGGAACATCGTTGCGCTGTACATTTTCGCAGCGGGCGTTGGACCGGCAGCCGCCGCCATCATCGTCCTCGTTCTTGTGGCGCTCACCTTCGCGCCGGTGCACGTCGTGCACCCCTTCAGGGTGCGGGACTTCGGATGGTGGCTGCCGGCGCTGTCCTTGCTGTGGGCCCTATCCACCCTCGCCTTGCTGTTCCAAATCCCGGACGAGATGCGGCAGCCGCTGTTCATCGCCTCTTCCGCATCTGCTATCGTGCTGGTGGGGATGGGCTTGCTGCGGACGGTGCACGGCGATTTACGGCTTCGGCAGTCCCCGCAACGGCCTCAAGACGGAAATGGTGCTGCCGGTGAGGATTGA